A genomic window from Silene latifolia isolate original U9 population chromosome 11, ASM4854445v1, whole genome shotgun sequence includes:
- the LOC141613871 gene encoding uncharacterized protein LOC141613871, with amino-acid sequence MDLSRMEPLTIAFCKNDLWSLPITGKWRVFLWKIISNSLTTGEEAMRRGLNWNYRCQLCFSQNSQVESMSHIFMRLHLCFSHMVFFPPGSALIWETIFQSRFGLSIWLSFFKKNKNFTTDVSVFVSTLWRIWCFRNNALFRESSTDFYTLFKQLDIDACNNIRAEDQRNKSLALSFHGDLSDVDDDFKITNHFPHVLVGTDLCSDYIRIKCDASWWTNLKAFGGWIFLDKTGTVFHQGQSTFRAQSPYQAKATTLRHVISDAFSQGYKHIDATINCLNLALQVNGIGDITHDSANIIHSISSLAIDCHCFSLSHFLRSLNRIAHAIARAVV; translated from the coding sequence ATGGACTTATCCAGGATGGAACCTTTGACTATCGCTTTTTGTAAGAACGATCTTTGGTCTCTCCCTATTACCGGTAAGTGGAGGGTTTTTTTATGGAAAATTATCTCCAATTCTCTTACAACTGGCGAGGAAGCTATGCGAAGGGGCCTTAATTGGAATTATCGATGTCAGCTCTGTTTTTCACAAAATTCACAAGTGGAGTCCATGAGCCATATTTTCATGAGATTGCACCTGTGTTTCTCGCATATGGTTTTCTTCCCCCCGGGATCCGCATTAATATGGGAAACAATCTTTCAATCCAGATTTGGATTATCAATTTGGCTTTCCTTTTTCAAGAAAAATAAGAATTTCACTACTGATGTTTCGGTTTTTGTTAGCACTCTTTGGCGAATATGGTGCTTTCGTAACAATGCTCTTTTTCGTGAGTCCTCCACTGATTTCTACACTCTGTTCAAGCAACTTGATATCGATGCTTGTAACAATATTAGGGCTGAAGATCAAAGGAACAAAAGCTTAGCTCTATCCTTCCATGGTGATTTGtctgatgttgatgatgatttcAAAATCACAAATCATTTTCCACATGTGCTCGTGGGAACTGATCTTTGTTCTGATTACATACGAATTAAATGTGATGCTTCCTGGTGGACAAATCTCAAGGCCTTTGGTGGATGGATTTTTCTTGACAAAACTGGAACAGTCTTCCACCAAGGACAATCGACGTTCAGGGCACAGTCACCCTACCAAGCTAAAGCAACAACTTTAAGACATGTAATTTCTGATGCGTTTTCTCAAGGATATAAGCACATTGATGCTACCATAAATTGCTTAAACCTAGCCCTTCAAGTCAATGGCATTGGCGACATCACTCATGACTCCGCCAATATTATCCATTCTATTTCCTCCTTAGCTATTGATTGTCACTGTTTCTCTCTTAGCCATTTTCTTAGAAGTCTTAATAGGATCGCTCATGCTATAGCGAGAGCTGTAGTTTAA